The Theropithecus gelada isolate Dixy chromosome X, Tgel_1.0, whole genome shotgun sequence genome includes a window with the following:
- the LOC112615700 gene encoding histone H3.3-like — protein MARTKQTARKSTGGKAPRKQLATKAARKSAPSTGGVKKPHRYRPGTVALREIRRYQKSTELLIRKLPFQRLVREIAQGFKTDLRFQSAAIGALQEASEAYLVGLFEDTNLCAIHAKRVTIMPKDIQLARHIRGECA, from the coding sequence ATGGCTCGTACAAAGCAGACTGCCCGCAAATCGACCGGTGGTAAAGCACCCAGGAAGCAACTGGCTACAAAAGCCGCTCGCAAGAGTGCGCCCTCTACTGGAGGGGTGAAGAAACCTCATCGTTACAGGCCTGGTACTGTGGCGCTCCGTGAAATTAGACGTTATCAGAAGTCCACTGAACTTCTGATTCGCAAACTTCCCTTCCAGCGTCTGGTGCGAGAAATTGCTCAGGGCTTTAAAACAGATCTGCGCTTCCAGAGCGCAGCTATCGGTGCTTTGCAGGAGGCAAGTGAGGCCTATCTGGTTGGCCTTTTTGAAGACACCAACCTGTGTGCTATCCATGCCAAACGTGTAACAATTATGCCAAAAGACATCCAGCTAGCACGCCACATACGTGGAGAATGTGCTTAA